ATGACATGTCTTGGGTGGGCCTTGGGGCGACCGACGTGGTGTCGCTAGACGGCCCGTCCCGGTTTGATGACGCGGCGCGCCGGGCCGCTGAACTCCTGAATGACCTCGATGTCGAGGCACCAACCGACGCCCCCCTCCCCCGGCTGGCCGCCGGGTTCGCCTTCGACGACACTGCCCCGCCCGGGCCGTGGGCCCCTTTCGGCGACGGACGGCTCGTCCTCCCCGCTGTCCAGGTACTGCGTCGGGATGGCCGAACCTGGGTGACTCGTATTGACGGCGCTGATCGGCCTACACCGTTGGTGACTGCACCCCGCCCCGAGATCCCAGCCGACGTCGACCCTGCCACCTGGGCCGACGAAGACGCACTGCATCATTACCGCAACCTTGTCCGCCTAGCCCTAGACGCCATCGGGCGCGGTGAACTGCGTAAGGCCGTGCCCTGCCGGTCCCTGCGCGTCGACCTTCGACCCGACGTGGCCCGCCTCCTGTCCACCCTGCGAACCACCTACCCGGCGTGCGCCACCCTCGGCATCACCGTCGGCAACGCGTCTTTCGTGGCCGCCACCCCTGAACGCCTAGCCGCCGTCCACGCCGGACGGCTCAAAACGGCGGCCCTAGCCGGCTCTGCCCCCCGAGACCCTGACCCGGCCATCGACGCCGCTCTAGGCCAGGGCCTGCTCACCAGTCCCAAGGAACGCTACGAGCACACGGTGGTCGTAGAAGCAGTCGATCGGGCGCTGGCCGACCTAGGGGTCACCGACCGCCATCCGAGGGAACCGGGCCTCCTGAGGCTCCACGGGATCCAACACCTCCACACCCCTATCGACGCCGACCTCCCGACAGCAGTGGGATTGCTGGACCTCGTTGGCGCCCTCCACCCGACCCCGGCTGTGGCCGGACACCCGGGTGGACGATCGGCCGAGCTTCGCTCCGTTCACGAGGGCATGGACCGGGGGTGGTTCGCCAGCCCGGTGGGCTGGCTGGACGGATCAGGCGACGGCGAGTTCCGGGTTGCTCTGCGCTCTGCCCTGCTCACCGCGACCGATACCACCCTGTACGCCGGCGCCGGCGTGGTGGCCGGGTCCGACCCGGCCCGCGAGCTCTTGGAAACTGACGTGAAACTGCGGGCTCTGCTCGGACCTGTAGTGGC
The DNA window shown above is from Acidimicrobiales bacterium and carries:
- a CDS encoding isochorismate synthase; translated protein: MALTDPGLRPGRPATTTEVRSGPATDPLAWLTTAPAGEERWFWEVPEDDMSWVGLGATDVVSLDGPSRFDDAARRAAELLNDLDVEAPTDAPLPRLAAGFAFDDTAPPGPWAPFGDGRLVLPAVQVLRRDGRTWVTRIDGADRPTPLVTAPRPEIPADVDPATWADEDALHHYRNLVRLALDAIGRGELRKAVPCRSLRVDLRPDVARLLSTLRTTYPACATLGITVGNASFVAATPERLAAVHAGRLKTAALAGSAPRDPDPAIDAALGQGLLTSPKERYEHTVVVEAVDRALADLGVTDRHPREPGLLRLHGIQHLHTPIDADLPTAVGLLDLVGALHPTPAVAGHPGGRSAELRSVHEGMDRGWFASPVGWLDGSGDGEFRVALRSALLTATDTTLYAGAGVVAGSDPARELLETDVKLRALLGPVVATSEGLR